A genomic segment from Modestobacter roseus encodes:
- a CDS encoding glycosyltransferase family 4 protein, translating into MREYAVVLLAAGLVTFLATPVVRVAAVRFKVMAAVRDRDVHVIPTPRGGGVAMYLGVAAGVLVAAQLPSLQRSFDFSSQTVAVLVAGGLICLLGVLDDRFGLDALTKLTGQIAAAGVMVLLGVQLAYVFLPVADIGTLSLGPDVGVPATVLLTVLTVNALNFIDGLDGLAAGVSAIAALAFFAYSYHLGYIGYDDVSSAPALITAVLAGACLGFLPHNFSPARIFMGDSGSMLVGLMLSAAAVSATGQTDSQTLGSAASLLPLTLPLLVPVAVLFIPFMDLVMAVVRRSMRGQSPFAPDKMHLHHRLLSIGHSHRRAVLIMYFWAALLSFGAVALSITGGTVEVLVVIGALLVVGVVVVLSPRARRAAIAARQAELAAMRERSRTAHPATRAARGRRAADVVPAQPEAPRPAGVRR; encoded by the coding sequence ATGCGCGAGTACGCCGTCGTCCTGCTCGCCGCGGGGCTGGTCACCTTCCTGGCCACCCCCGTGGTGCGGGTCGCGGCGGTCCGCTTCAAGGTGATGGCGGCGGTCCGCGACCGCGACGTGCACGTCATCCCGACCCCCCGCGGCGGGGGAGTGGCGATGTACCTGGGGGTGGCCGCCGGCGTGCTGGTGGCCGCACAGCTGCCCTCGCTGCAGCGCAGCTTCGACTTCAGCTCGCAGACGGTGGCGGTGCTGGTCGCCGGAGGCCTGATCTGCCTCCTCGGCGTGCTCGACGACCGGTTCGGCCTCGACGCACTGACCAAGCTCACCGGGCAGATCGCCGCGGCCGGGGTGATGGTCCTCCTCGGCGTCCAGCTGGCCTACGTGTTCCTGCCGGTCGCCGACATCGGCACGCTGTCGCTGGGCCCGGACGTCGGGGTGCCGGCGACCGTGCTGCTGACCGTGCTCACGGTGAACGCCCTCAACTTCATCGACGGCCTCGACGGCCTGGCCGCGGGGGTCTCGGCGATCGCCGCGCTGGCCTTCTTCGCCTACAGCTACCACCTGGGCTACATCGGCTACGACGACGTCTCCAGCGCCCCGGCGCTGATCACCGCCGTGCTCGCCGGCGCCTGCCTGGGTTTCCTGCCGCACAACTTCAGCCCGGCGCGGATCTTCATGGGCGACTCCGGGTCGATGCTGGTCGGACTGATGCTCTCGGCCGCCGCGGTCTCGGCCACCGGGCAGACCGACTCGCAGACCCTCGGCTCGGCAGCCAGCCTGCTGCCGCTCACCCTGCCGCTGCTGGTGCCGGTCGCGGTGCTCTTCATCCCGTTCATGGACCTGGTGATGGCGGTCGTGCGGCGCAGCATGCGCGGGCAGTCGCCGTTCGCGCCGGACAAGATGCACCTGCACCACCGGTTGCTGTCGATCGGCCACTCGCACCGCCGGGCGGTGCTGATCATGTACTTCTGGGCTGCCCTGCTGAGCTTCGGCGCCGTCGCGCTGTCCATCACCGGGGGCACCGTCGAGGTGCTCGTGGTGATCGGTGCGCTGCTGGTGGTGGGGGTCGTGGTCGTGCTCAGCCCGCGGGCCCGGCGGGCCGCGATCGCCGCCCGTCAGGCCGAGCTCGCGGCCATGCGGGAACGCAGCCGCACCGCGCACCCCGCGACCCGTGCGGCGCGGGGGAGGCGAGCGGCCGACGTCGTCCCGGCGCAGCCCGAGGCACCTCGGCCGGCGGGGGTCCGACGATGA
- a CDS encoding L-threonylcarbamoyladenylate synthase: MPDVYDCSDPELREQGLTAAAVAVSRGELVLVPTDTVYGVAADAFTPAAVTRLLAAKNRGRSMPTPVLIGEASTLAGLVTTVPKTAHALAEAFWPGGLTLVVEHAPSLAWDLGDAEGTVAVRLPDDDVARDLLRRTGPLAVSSANRSGRPAATTAEEAVAQLGEHAAVVLDAGPRTGSSASTIVDCTAPAPRVLRHGAIDVARLREVVPELTD, translated from the coding sequence GTGCCCGACGTCTACGACTGCAGTGACCCCGAGCTCCGCGAGCAGGGGCTGACCGCCGCCGCGGTCGCCGTCTCGCGTGGCGAGCTCGTCCTCGTGCCCACCGACACCGTCTACGGCGTCGCCGCCGACGCCTTCACCCCGGCGGCCGTCACCCGGTTGCTGGCCGCGAAGAACCGCGGCCGCAGCATGCCCACGCCCGTGCTCATCGGTGAGGCCTCGACCCTGGCCGGGCTGGTGACGACCGTGCCGAAGACCGCGCACGCCCTCGCCGAGGCGTTCTGGCCCGGCGGGCTCACCCTGGTGGTCGAGCACGCGCCCTCGCTGGCCTGGGACCTCGGCGACGCGGAGGGCACCGTGGCGGTCCGTCTGCCCGACGACGACGTCGCCCGTGACCTGCTGCGGCGCACCGGGCCGCTGGCGGTGTCCAGTGCCAACCGGTCGGGCCGGCCGGCGGCGACCACCGCGGAGGAGGCGGTGGCCCAGCTCGGTGAGCACGCGGCCGTGGTGCTCGACGCGGGCCCGCGGACCGGGAGCAGCGCGAGCACGATCGTCGACTGCACCGCCCCGGCCCCTCGGGTGCTCCGGCACGGGGCCATCGACGTCGCGCGGCTGCGCGAGGTCGTGCCCGAGCTCACCGACTAG
- a CDS encoding endo alpha-1,4 polygalactosaminidase, whose translation MGAGDVDGAAADRLRGERRARRPDRGPPSGARFDYQLGGAHPPADGVQVVVRDRTAEPAPGGYPVCYVNAFQTQPGVAEVPDDLLLRDGGALVADPDWPDEHLLDVSTADRQERVADLVGGWIDGCADDGFAAVELDNLDSWTRSRGLLERADAEATARLLVDRAHAAGLAVAQKNAPELDGAALGFDFAVAEDCGAYDECAVFTDAHPVVLDVEYTDEGFAAACDLADDLAGLSVQRRDLAVSLPDDPDYVAEWCPAR comes from the coding sequence GTGGGCGCTGGCGACGTCGACGGCGCTGCTGCTGACCGCCTGCGGGGCGAGCGGCGGGCCCGCCGACCCGACCGGGGGCCGCCGTCCGGCGCGCGGTTCGACTACCAGCTGGGTGGCGCCCACCCGCCGGCGGACGGCGTGCAGGTGGTGGTCCGCGACCGCACCGCCGAGCCAGCGCCGGGCGGGTACCCGGTCTGCTACGTCAACGCCTTCCAGACCCAGCCCGGCGTCGCGGAGGTGCCGGACGACCTGCTGCTGCGGGACGGTGGCGCGCTGGTCGCGGATCCGGACTGGCCCGACGAGCACCTGCTCGACGTCTCCACGGCCGACCGGCAGGAGCGCGTCGCCGACCTGGTGGGCGGCTGGATCGACGGCTGCGCCGACGACGGGTTCGCCGCCGTGGAGCTGGACAACCTGGACAGCTGGACCCGGTCGCGGGGCCTGCTCGAGCGGGCCGACGCCGAGGCGACGGCCCGGCTGCTGGTCGACCGGGCGCACGCCGCCGGGCTGGCCGTGGCGCAGAAGAACGCCCCCGAGCTCGACGGCGCCGCACTGGGGTTCGACTTCGCCGTGGCCGAGGACTGCGGCGCCTACGACGAGTGCGCCGTGTTCACCGACGCCCACCCGGTGGTGCTGGACGTCGAGTACACCGACGAGGGCTTCGCCGCCGCGTGCGACCTCGCGGACGACCTCGCGGGCCTGAGCGTGCAGCGCCGCGACCTGGCGGTCTCGCTGCCGGACGACCCCGACTACGTCGCGGAGTGGTGCCCGGCCCGCTGA
- the prmC gene encoding peptide chain release factor N(5)-glutamine methyltransferase: MTAARSLLADAARRLAEAGVESPRVDAELLLAAVLGTTRAGLLTAGDVPAAAVDRFAGWVELRADRVPLQHLTGTAPFRHLELAVGPGVFVPRPETELIAGWVLDRIAGQDAPLVVDLGTGSGAIALSVASEHPGARVVAVERDAGAIEWTRHNARARAAAGDTPVDVRAGDMTDPQLLAELDGTVDVVVSNPPYVPDGAGLPREVADHDPPLALWGGPDGLDVVRGLLDTAARLLRPGGWLGIEHADQQGASLPALVRAHGGWTDVADHPDLAGRPRHTTAQRTRAQRAGHHSAT; the protein is encoded by the coding sequence CTGACCGCCGCCCGGAGCCTGCTGGCCGACGCCGCGCGCCGGCTCGCCGAGGCCGGCGTGGAGTCGCCGCGGGTGGACGCCGAGCTGCTGCTCGCCGCGGTCCTGGGCACGACCCGCGCCGGCCTGCTCACCGCCGGGGACGTGCCCGCGGCCGCCGTGGACCGGTTCGCCGGGTGGGTGGAGCTGCGCGCCGACCGGGTGCCGCTGCAGCACCTCACCGGCACGGCCCCCTTCCGGCACCTCGAGCTCGCCGTCGGGCCCGGCGTCTTCGTGCCCCGCCCGGAGACCGAGCTCATCGCCGGCTGGGTGCTCGACCGCATCGCCGGCCAGGACGCGCCGCTCGTCGTCGACCTGGGCACCGGCTCGGGGGCGATCGCGCTGTCGGTCGCCTCCGAGCACCCGGGCGCCCGGGTGGTCGCCGTGGAGCGGGACGCCGGCGCGATCGAGTGGACCAGGCACAACGCCCGTGCCCGGGCCGCCGCCGGCGACACCCCGGTCGACGTGCGCGCCGGGGACATGACCGACCCGCAGCTGCTCGCCGAGCTCGACGGCACCGTCGACGTCGTCGTCTCCAACCCGCCGTACGTCCCCGACGGCGCCGGGCTGCCCCGGGAGGTCGCCGACCACGACCCGCCGCTGGCGCTGTGGGGCGGCCCGGACGGGCTGGACGTCGTCCGCGGGCTGCTGGACACCGCGGCCCGGCTGCTGCGGCCCGGCGGCTGGCTGGGCATCGAGCACGCCGACCAGCAGGGTGCCTCGCTGCCGGCGCTGGTCCGCGCGCACGGCGGTTGGACCGACGTGGCCGATCACCCCGACCTCGCCGGCCGCCCCCGGCACACCACCGCTCAGCGGACCCGGGCTCAGCGGGCCGGGCACCACTCCGCGACGTAG
- the prfA gene encoding peptide chain release factor 1 has protein sequence MSSSDTGSDRLAGLLSEHAELELELADPAVHADTARARRLGRRYAQLAPVVETARALDAARDDLSAAQELAAEDASFAAEAEGLQVRIGELTQQLTEQLLPKDPDDDKDVILEIKAGEGGAESALFAGDLLRMYLRYAERRGWATEVLDAVDAELGGYKDVAVAIKARGPEAVWSRLKFEGGVHRVQRVPVTESQGRIHTSAVGVLVLPEAEEVDVSVDPGDLRIDVFRSSGPGGQSVNTTDSAVRITHLPSGIVVSSQNEKSQLQNRESALRVLRSRLLAAARDEAAAAASDARRSQVRTVDRSERVRTYNFPENRISDHRVGFKAHNLDAVLDGELDPVIDALTAAHTAELLAAGS, from the coding sequence GTGAGCAGCAGTGACACCGGCAGCGACCGGCTCGCCGGTCTGCTCAGCGAGCACGCCGAGCTGGAGCTGGAGCTCGCCGACCCGGCGGTGCACGCCGACACCGCGCGCGCCCGGCGGCTGGGCCGTCGCTACGCCCAGCTGGCCCCGGTGGTGGAGACCGCCCGCGCGCTGGACGCCGCCCGCGACGACCTGTCCGCGGCGCAGGAGCTGGCCGCCGAGGACGCCTCCTTCGCCGCCGAGGCCGAGGGACTGCAGGTCCGGATCGGCGAGCTGACCCAGCAGCTCACCGAGCAGCTGCTGCCCAAGGACCCCGACGACGACAAGGACGTCATCCTCGAGATCAAGGCGGGGGAGGGCGGCGCGGAGTCGGCGCTGTTCGCCGGGGACCTGCTGCGGATGTACCTGCGCTACGCCGAGCGCCGGGGCTGGGCGACCGAGGTGCTCGACGCGGTCGACGCCGAGCTGGGCGGCTACAAGGACGTCGCGGTCGCCATCAAGGCCCGCGGGCCGGAGGCGGTGTGGTCGCGGCTCAAGTTCGAGGGCGGCGTGCACCGGGTCCAGCGGGTGCCGGTCACCGAGTCCCAGGGGCGCATCCACACCTCCGCGGTGGGGGTCCTGGTGCTCCCCGAAGCCGAGGAGGTCGACGTCAGCGTCGACCCGGGCGACCTGCGGATCGACGTCTTCCGGTCGTCCGGGCCCGGCGGGCAGAGCGTGAACACCACCGACTCGGCGGTGCGCATCACCCACCTGCCCAGCGGCATCGTCGTCAGCTCGCAGAACGAGAAGAGCCAGCTGCAGAACCGCGAGTCCGCGCTGCGGGTGCTCCGCTCCCGGCTGCTCGCCGCCGCCCGGGACGAGGCCGCCGCCGCGGCCAGCGACGCCCGCCGCAGCCAGGTCCGCACCGTCGACCGCAGCGAGCGGGTGCGCACCTACAACTTCCCGGAGAACCGCATCTCCGACCACCGGGTCGGCTTCAAGGCGCACAACCTCGACGCGGTGCTCGACGGCGAGCTGGACCCGGTGATCGACGCGCTGACCGCCGCGCACACCGCCGAGCTGCTGGCGGCCGGCTCCTGA
- the rpmE gene encoding 50S ribosomal protein L31, whose protein sequence is MKADIHPDYNVTQVTCGCGNTFTTRSTAPGGTLTVETCSACHPFYTGKQRILDTGGRVARFEKRFGKRTTGAEK, encoded by the coding sequence ATGAAGGCCGACATCCACCCCGACTACAACGTCACCCAGGTGACCTGTGGTTGCGGCAACACGTTCACCACCCGCAGCACGGCGCCTGGCGGCACCCTCACCGTCGAGACCTGCTCCGCCTGCCACCCCTTCTACACGGGCAAGCAGCGCATCCTGGACACCGGTGGCCGCGTCGCCCGCTTCGAGAAGCGGTTCGGCAAGCGCACCACCGGCGCCGAGAAGTAG
- the rho gene encoding transcription termination factor Rho: MSETTDLIDGARDAAPSDEAAAGAGTAPRSRRRGSGLSGMLLPELQRLAGELGIPGTAKMRKSDLVAAISERQVSAPASPAASPTADAPVADAPTPNAPAPNAPAADSGAATSAPLEAPVSGGANGGPVTTADADPAGSAPTGRRRRAASRPAGAPTADAAPEAATGDAPAADARASEAPAADAPATDARTSDAPAAETPATDGERPQRERPSRNRNRGDRDGEPAREDRAPREERGTREERGNREERGNREERGTREERAPREDRAARSEGGREGEDRGGRNRNDRDRDARNDDRDGGNRDGGGRNGRNRNDRAEQQRDGGRGNERTDRNDPRNDVRNDEDDDDFEGGGRRRGRRYRDRNRRGGQAGGRERFDQNEPTVSEDDVLLPVAGILDVLDNYAFVRTSGYLTGPNDVYVSLSQVRRYGLRRGDAITGAVRQPREGERKDKYNALVRLDSVNGMDPEQARNRPDFTKLTPLYPQDRLRLETEPHLMTTRVMDLVMPIGKGQRALIVSPPKAGKTMVLQSIANAITTNNPECHLMVVLVDERPEEVTDMQRSVKGEVIASTFDRPPADHTTVAELSIERAKRLVEMGHDVVVLLDSITRLGRAYNLAAPASGRILSGGVDSTALYPPKRFLGAARNIENGGSLTIIASALVETGSTMDTVIFEEFKGTGNAEIKLDRRLADKRVFPAVDVNASGTRKEEILLSPDELAIVIKLRRVLSALEPQQALELLLDRMRKTRNNIEFLMQVQKTTLGVNEKE, from the coding sequence GTGAGTGAGACCACCGACCTCATCGACGGCGCGCGCGACGCCGCCCCGTCCGACGAGGCAGCCGCCGGTGCCGGAACGGCTCCCCGTTCCCGCCGTCGCGGCAGCGGGCTGTCCGGCATGCTGCTCCCCGAGCTGCAGCGCCTGGCCGGCGAGCTGGGCATCCCCGGCACCGCGAAGATGCGCAAGAGCGACCTGGTGGCCGCGATCTCCGAGCGCCAGGTGAGCGCCCCGGCCTCCCCGGCCGCGAGCCCCACCGCCGACGCCCCGGTCGCTGACGCCCCGACCCCGAACGCCCCGGCCCCGAACGCCCCGGCCGCCGACAGCGGGGCCGCCACCTCGGCGCCCCTCGAGGCGCCGGTGAGCGGCGGCGCCAACGGCGGCCCGGTCACCACCGCGGACGCCGACCCCGCCGGGAGCGCCCCCACCGGCCGTCGCCGGCGTGCGGCGAGCCGCCCCGCCGGCGCACCGACCGCGGACGCCGCCCCCGAGGCAGCCACCGGCGATGCGCCGGCCGCCGACGCACGGGCCAGCGAGGCACCTGCCGCCGACGCCCCTGCCACCGATGCGCGCACCAGCGACGCCCCGGCCGCCGAGACCCCGGCGACCGACGGCGAGCGCCCGCAGCGTGAGCGCCCCAGCCGCAACCGCAACCGCGGCGACCGGGACGGCGAGCCCGCGCGCGAGGACCGGGCCCCTCGTGAGGAGCGAGGCACCCGCGAGGAGCGAGGCAACCGCGAGGAGCGAGGCAACCGCGAGGAGCGGGGCACCCGTGAGGAGCGGGCTCCGCGCGAGGACCGCGCCGCCCGCTCCGAGGGTGGCCGGGAGGGCGAGGACCGTGGCGGCCGCAACCGCAACGACCGCGACCGCGACGCCCGCAACGACGACCGCGACGGTGGGAACCGGGACGGGGGCGGTCGCAACGGCCGCAACCGCAACGACCGCGCCGAGCAGCAGCGGGACGGCGGCCGGGGCAACGAGCGCACCGACCGCAACGACCCGCGCAACGACGTCCGCAACGACGAGGACGACGACGACTTCGAGGGCGGCGGCCGCCGGCGTGGCCGGCGCTACCGCGACCGCAACCGCCGTGGCGGCCAGGCCGGTGGGCGTGAGCGCTTCGACCAGAACGAGCCCACCGTCAGCGAGGACGACGTCCTGCTGCCGGTCGCCGGCATCCTCGACGTGCTGGACAACTACGCGTTCGTCCGCACCTCCGGGTACCTGACCGGCCCGAACGACGTCTACGTGTCGCTCTCCCAGGTGCGCCGGTACGGGCTGCGCCGCGGTGACGCGATCACCGGTGCCGTGCGCCAGCCGCGCGAGGGCGAGCGCAAGGACAAGTACAACGCGCTGGTGCGGCTCGACTCGGTCAACGGCATGGACCCCGAGCAGGCCCGCAACCGGCCGGACTTCACCAAGCTCACCCCGCTCTACCCGCAGGACCGCCTGCGGCTGGAGACCGAGCCGCACCTGATGACCACCCGCGTCATGGACCTGGTCATGCCGATCGGCAAGGGGCAGCGGGCGCTGATCGTCAGCCCGCCGAAGGCCGGCAAGACGATGGTGCTGCAGTCGATCGCCAACGCGATCACCACGAACAACCCCGAGTGCCACCTCATGGTCGTCCTCGTCGACGAGCGGCCCGAGGAGGTCACCGACATGCAGCGGTCGGTGAAGGGCGAGGTCATCGCCTCCACCTTCGACCGGCCGCCGGCGGACCACACCACCGTCGCGGAGCTCTCCATCGAGCGGGCCAAGCGCCTGGTCGAGATGGGTCACGACGTCGTCGTCCTGCTGGACTCGATCACCCGGCTGGGCCGCGCCTACAACCTGGCGGCCCCCGCCAGCGGGCGCATCCTCTCCGGCGGTGTCGACTCCACGGCGCTGTACCCGCCCAAGCGCTTCCTCGGCGCCGCCCGCAACATCGAGAACGGTGGCTCGCTGACGATCATCGCCTCGGCGCTGGTCGAGACCGGCTCCACGATGGACACGGTCATCTTCGAGGAGTTCAAGGGCACCGGGAACGCGGAGATCAAGCTCGACCGCCGGCTGGCGGACAAGCGGGTCTTCCCGGCCGTCGACGTCAACGCCTCGGGCACCCGCAAGGAGGAGATCCTCCTCTCGCCCGACGAGCTGGCGATCGTCATCAAGCTGCGCCGGGTGCTGTCGGCGCTGGAGCCCCAGCAGGCGCTGGAGCTGCTGCTCGACCGGATGCGGAAGACCCGCAACAACATCGAGTTCCTCATGCAGGTGCAGAAGACGACGCTCGGCGTCAACGAGAAGGAGTGA
- the thrB gene encoding homoserine kinase, translating to MRIRVPATSANLGPAFDAAGLALTCWDELEVEVTDGGLAVTVAGEGEGDLPTDESHLVVQAFRAACAELGWSPAGLRLAATNGIPQGRGMGSSAAAVTAGVLAAWSLCPDVTDVDEAAVLRLCSALEGHPDNVAPCLLGGATLSWTTPAGARAVRLAVRPEVTPVLFVPGATLSTHVARGLLPAAVPHADAAANAGRAALLVHALTTAPELLLEATEDRLHQAQRAPAMPDSAALLARLRADGHAAVVSGAGPCVLVLAPDAGAADELAAHAPNGWRCMPLSVDDDGAVVHEMGRAVRL from the coding sequence GTGCGGATCCGGGTCCCGGCGACCAGCGCGAACCTCGGGCCGGCGTTCGACGCCGCCGGGCTGGCCCTCACCTGCTGGGACGAGCTGGAGGTCGAGGTCACCGACGGCGGCCTGGCCGTGACCGTGGCCGGCGAGGGCGAGGGCGACCTCCCCACCGACGAGTCGCACCTGGTGGTCCAGGCCTTCCGGGCCGCCTGCGCAGAGCTCGGCTGGTCACCGGCGGGCCTGCGCCTGGCCGCCACCAACGGCATCCCGCAGGGGCGGGGGATGGGCTCCTCGGCCGCCGCGGTCACCGCCGGGGTGCTGGCCGCCTGGTCGCTGTGCCCCGACGTCACCGACGTCGACGAGGCCGCCGTCCTGCGACTGTGCTCGGCGCTGGAGGGCCACCCGGACAACGTGGCGCCCTGCCTGCTGGGCGGGGCGACGCTGTCCTGGACCACCCCGGCCGGCGCCCGCGCCGTGCGGCTGGCGGTCCGCCCGGAGGTCACGCCGGTGCTCTTCGTGCCCGGCGCGACCCTCTCGACCCACGTGGCCCGCGGGCTGCTGCCGGCGGCGGTGCCGCACGCCGACGCCGCCGCCAACGCCGGACGGGCCGCGTTGCTGGTGCACGCGCTCACCACCGCGCCCGAGCTCCTGCTGGAGGCCACCGAGGACCGGCTGCACCAGGCGCAGCGGGCCCCCGCCATGCCCGACAGCGCCGCCCTGCTCGCGCGCTTGCGCGCCGACGGGCACGCCGCGGTGGTCTCCGGTGCCGGCCCCTGCGTGCTGGTGCTCGCGCCGGACGCCGGCGCGGCCGACGAGCTGGCCGCCCACGCCCCGAACGGGTGGCGGTGCATGCCCCTGTCGGTGGACGACGACGGCGCGGTCGTCCACGAGATGGGGCGTGCGGTACGGTTGTGA
- the thrC gene encoding threonine synthase, with product MTTAGLRGAVSPYWPGLIEAYRHRLPVSDSTPVVTLQEGATPLVPAPELSRRTGCEVFLKVEGANPTGSFKDRGMTMAITKALEEGAQAVICASTGNTSASAAAYAARAGLVCAVLVPQGKIATGKLAQALVHGAKLLQVEGNFDDCLALASKLAIDYPVSLVNSVNQYRIEGQKTASFEIVDVLGDAPDVHCLPVGNAGNITAYWQGYREYAADGPATRTPRMWGFQAAGAAPIVTGRVVEQPSTIATAIRIGNPASWTKALAARDESGGRIDAVTDRAILAAYRLLARSEAVFVEPASAASVAGLLQVAEAGGLEPGQRVVCTVTGNGLKDPEWAISGAPAPVTVPVDAAAAAAQLGL from the coding sequence ATGACCACTGCGGGACTCCGGGGAGCGGTCTCCCCGTACTGGCCGGGGCTGATCGAGGCCTACCGGCACCGGCTGCCGGTCAGCGACAGCACCCCGGTGGTGACGCTGCAGGAGGGCGCCACCCCCTTGGTGCCCGCGCCCGAGCTCTCCCGGCGCACCGGGTGCGAGGTGTTCCTCAAGGTCGAGGGCGCCAACCCGACCGGGTCGTTCAAGGACCGCGGCATGACCATGGCGATCACCAAGGCGCTGGAGGAGGGCGCGCAGGCGGTCATCTGCGCCTCCACCGGCAACACCAGCGCCAGCGCCGCCGCCTACGCCGCGCGCGCCGGGCTGGTCTGCGCGGTGCTCGTCCCGCAGGGGAAGATCGCCACCGGCAAGCTGGCCCAGGCGCTGGTGCACGGGGCCAAGCTGCTGCAGGTCGAGGGCAACTTCGACGACTGCCTGGCGCTGGCCAGCAAGCTGGCGATCGACTACCCGGTCAGCCTGGTCAACAGCGTGAACCAGTACCGCATCGAGGGGCAGAAGACCGCCTCCTTCGAGATCGTCGACGTCCTCGGCGACGCGCCTGACGTGCACTGCCTGCCGGTCGGGAACGCCGGCAACATCACCGCCTACTGGCAGGGCTACCGCGAGTACGCCGCCGACGGCCCGGCCACCCGCACGCCGCGGATGTGGGGCTTCCAGGCGGCTGGCGCCGCGCCGATCGTCACCGGTCGGGTCGTCGAGCAGCCGAGCACCATCGCGACCGCCATCCGGATCGGCAACCCGGCGTCCTGGACCAAGGCGCTGGCCGCCCGCGACGAGTCCGGCGGCCGGATCGACGCGGTCACCGACCGGGCGATCCTCGCCGCCTACCGGCTGCTGGCCCGCTCCGAGGCGGTCTTCGTCGAGCCGGCCTCGGCCGCCTCGGTCGCCGGGCTGCTGCAGGTCGCCGAGGCGGGTGGGCTGGAGCCCGGCCAGCGGGTGGTCTGCACGGTCACCGGCAACGGCCTCAAGGACCCCGAGTGGGCCATCTCCGGGGCGCCGGCCCCGGTCACCGTCCCGGTCGACGCCGCGGCGGCCGCCGCGCAGCTGGGCCTGTAG
- a CDS encoding homoserine dehydrogenase — protein MSDSLKVALLGCGTVGSAVLRLLSEQADDLAARVGRRVEVAGVAVRRPDRHAGVPAELLTTDAEALVTRDDVDLVVEVIGGIEPARTLLLAAIGAGKSVVSANKALLAEDGVALHAAAADAGVDLYYEAAVAGAIPLLRPLRESLAGDQLRRVVGIVNGTTNYILSRMAETGAGFGEALAEATEAGYAEADPTADVDGFDAAAKAAILASLAFHSPVRSSDVYREGIAAVSASDVARAAEIGCTVKLLAICERVAGEDGDTIAVRVHPAMIPTTHPLAAVGGAFNAVFVEADAAGELMFYGQGAGGEPTASAVLGDLVAVARNRLTGAAGPGTTGYAGLSVRPMAETPTRYHVSLDVADVPGVLATVAQEFAAHGVSIATVRQDGHGDAATLVIVTHRAPDAALATTVARLREMDAVRGVTSVLRVEGLS, from the coding sequence GTGAGTGACTCCCTGAAGGTCGCCCTGCTGGGCTGCGGCACCGTCGGCAGCGCCGTGCTCCGGCTGCTGTCCGAGCAGGCCGACGACCTCGCCGCCCGCGTCGGCCGCCGGGTCGAGGTGGCCGGGGTCGCCGTCCGCCGGCCCGACCGGCACGCGGGAGTCCCCGCCGAGCTGCTCACCACCGACGCCGAGGCGCTGGTCACCCGGGACGACGTCGACCTGGTGGTCGAGGTGATCGGCGGCATCGAGCCGGCCCGCACCCTGCTGCTGGCGGCGATCGGCGCCGGCAAGTCGGTGGTCAGCGCGAACAAGGCGCTGCTGGCCGAGGACGGTGTGGCGCTGCACGCCGCGGCCGCGGACGCCGGGGTGGACCTCTACTACGAGGCCGCGGTGGCCGGGGCGATCCCGCTGCTGCGCCCGCTGCGCGAGTCGCTCGCCGGTGACCAGCTGCGCCGCGTCGTCGGCATCGTCAACGGCACGACCAACTACATCCTCTCCCGGATGGCCGAGACCGGCGCCGGCTTCGGCGAGGCGCTGGCCGAGGCGACCGAGGCCGGCTACGCCGAGGCCGACCCGACCGCCGACGTCGACGGGTTCGACGCCGCCGCGAAGGCCGCGATCCTCGCCTCGCTGGCCTTCCACTCCCCGGTGCGCTCCTCCGACGTGTACCGGGAGGGGATCGCCGCGGTCTCGGCCAGCGACGTGGCCCGGGCGGCGGAGATCGGCTGCACGGTGAAGCTGCTGGCCATCTGCGAGCGGGTGGCCGGGGAGGACGGCGACACGATCGCGGTCCGCGTGCACCCGGCGATGATCCCGACCACCCACCCGCTGGCCGCGGTCGGCGGCGCGTTCAACGCCGTCTTCGTCGAGGCCGACGCCGCCGGTGAGCTGATGTTCTACGGCCAGGGCGCCGGGGGGGAGCCCACCGCGAGCGCGGTGCTCGGCGACCTGGTGGCGGTGGCGCGCAACCGGCTGACCGGCGCCGCCGGCCCGGGCACCACCGGCTACGCCGGGCTGAGCGTGCGGCCGATGGCCGAGACGCCCACCCGGTACCACGTCAGCCTCGACGTCGCCGACGTGCCGGGCGTGCTCGCGACGGTCGCCCAGGAGTTCGCCGCGCACGGCGTCAGCATCGCCACCGTCCGGCAGGACGGCCACGGCGACGCCGCGACGCTGGTGATCGTGACCCACCGGGCCCCGGACGCCGCGCTGGCGACGACGGTGGCCCGGTTGCGGGAGATGGACGCCGTCCGCGGCGTGACGAGCGTGCTGCGCGTGGAGGGGCTGTCATGA